A window of the Listeria swaminathanii genome harbors these coding sequences:
- a CDS encoding Crp/Fnr family transcriptional regulator gives MKQNILNNYVSTNDFPVITRGKRKYLTYEGLEDSYVYILKKGIIKTSIISRDGREFNLNYINKMDIISLLKDEYSQFANAPFNIRVESDTAELYQVDRVRFWKDVNRDVDLQIYVKDYYRTRLLQSIKKMQQMLMNGKLGAICTQLYELYTLFGVEIAEDQYLIDFLVSNEEIGHFCGINSASSVNRIFQQLKKEGVITMQNRYIIIKKLDVIQENVIF, from the coding sequence ATGAAGCAAAATATTCTTAATAATTATGTAAGCACAAATGATTTTCCAGTTATTACAAGGGGAAAACGTAAATATTTAACTTACGAGGGGCTTGAAGATTCTTATGTGTACATACTTAAAAAAGGGATTATTAAAACGAGTATTATTTCAAGGGATGGTAGGGAGTTTAACTTAAACTACATTAACAAAATGGATATTATCTCGCTGTTAAAAGATGAGTATTCCCAGTTTGCCAATGCGCCGTTTAATATTCGTGTGGAGTCTGATACGGCAGAACTGTATCAAGTTGACCGGGTGAGGTTTTGGAAAGATGTGAACCGCGATGTGGATTTGCAAATTTATGTCAAAGATTATTACCGGACGCGGCTTTTGCAATCAATTAAAAAGATGCAGCAAATGTTGATGAACGGCAAGCTAGGCGCGATTTGTACGCAACTCTATGAACTCTATACACTTTTCGGAGTGGAAATAGCGGAAGACCAATATTTAATTGATTTTCTAGTGAGCAATGAAGAAATTGGTCATTTTTGCGGTATAAATTCAGCGAGCAGCGTGAACCGGATTTTCCAGCAACTGAAAAAAGAAGGCGTCATTACCATGCAAAATCGTTATATTATTATTAAAAAATTAGACGTTATCCAAGAAAACGTGATTTTTTAA